The Dreissena polymorpha isolate Duluth1 chromosome 8, UMN_Dpol_1.0, whole genome shotgun sequence genome includes the window AGAACCAACTTCAACTCATCTTGGGTTAGGTAGTTCACAACCTGGCATAGAAAGAGTCAGAACGGGTAATTACCGGTAATCAAATTAATTATGAATAATACCcagttattaaattataaacaaaaacataaaactgaAAATAAGTGACTTTTTATATATGGTTAATTAAACTTTATATCACTATTTTAAAAGTTCATGGTGAGGTACAAAACAGTGTTTTGTTCATTCTTTTGAACATAAAGTACTTATGTTAAAGTCcacatattgttttcatttaaagctTTTTAATTTTATCTGAATGAAATTTTTGCAAACTCAATTTCATTATTAAACCAGTGCTTGTGAAATAAGGATACTGGTAATTATATTACAAATGTTATCATTGCAATCATATTCTGATGCAAAGCGTAATGGAAAATGTTGCATGTGTCAAGTTGGAAATGAGCAACactgtgagaaaactgggcttcatgcatgaacatgaagtgttgtcccagctaagcatgtgcagtccactttCTGCTTCTACTGATTTTGTTCAAGAAGTCTGTTTTTAACGAATATTTGGTCTatacagaaagtgttgtccctcattaccctatgtagcatgaaccaacaagggaggcaactcgtgatgtcacaatttggcagtgtataaaaagtggttcttaattatctcgcttaacaggggtctaaattacgtttaaaagctattttctgattggatgaaacagtccgaaatcatccaatgaataaagtcgagatatttatcttgcggaacatgcaatgccatgccgcgtgcaagctatttagaaagtaaatatcgtaaataaaaaagtttgttatgtttttttttcgcggttatagacagtgttcctggctgaaaacgatgcaatattacttttaaatcattcatgtattagtttttagcaaaaagaggtagaatatttgtgtaaaacataaaaattcttatttaaacttgtgtctgctacaatttagcGAGTGGTTAccgaaattaccgattgtacagatgtatcgacagacatatgcaaaacgaaaaaatagcttgcatatttcaagtttatcagccttgaaatcaccTATTAATCAAacgagaatcgaaattattaaaatataaaccagtaatgttcattaacaccaaaatctttgggcacaaccatcatatttttgaaaccgcgacgtattgtttttcggaaaccgacgatcggtaatttccgtaaccatatggaaaatttcatcactgacaagtttcgtttctaatgtttttctcaaatattctaccacaaaattattgtataccatttcacaaatgaataacaagtaataattccttgattttgggagggacactgtctatcaATGCCTATAAAtacgcattaaggctaaacttaagtgcataaaatattgaaaaataaatcataattcaagtgtagacaagtgttcgttcCATCCGTTACATTAATTCATCcgcattgctcagacactcaattatattggaaattattacgaatatctgataaaacttgcattatttatttttatcttaaacttccatttcataaatgttttattttgataaacgtcgtcaattgtatatagatttctgtatagtttgaaaaacatttaggcaaatattactcatgtaagataaaatgcaaataattaataaaatattcctttttaatcagtatgttggtttatcggtcaataacaatatcactttgaacattgaattatttaaaagttataataaacatttaatgttctccgaacaaatgattcataacacatataacagattgataggaagatatgaacaaataaaGGTTGCTaagttgcccgcctagaatggtcctgttagtatggaagtacttgatatctaaATGTATTTGCCTTTGGGTgctgtaaagacataaaatattttatgaaatgtctcaaagtgaataattattttgcatttagtaaaagaaaggcaacatataacccgtaagtggctgacaagaacttgtggctgaatacaaataaaaagaggcattaagcttcttgaaaataaaagtaaacatcattatatacgaattttctgatcaaaagtgttatttttagtgaataggagaaatacattttcaagaataaacaatataattacaaatgttttggcgaagtgcatcatagtattatcatagcaccagttttggtctaaaaatccaataacattttttaaatttcataaccccttgttgcaaaaaaaaataatcatgaaaaatagaattttcagagtaaccaattaaaataaaataaaaaatgctttattagaccctagatattatttttgcaatcatttttcatcaataacatatgtttaaaaaaaatattgtttcatgctactcatggtaccagttttttgtcagaaaatttattacattttttaaaaatgtgttaccccttgttgccaaaaaaatcataaaaaatatatatttcaaagaaatcctttaaaacaaaaagaaaatgccttcttaaaccttaaatattattcctgcaagcattttacatcaattatttatgtttgaaaaaatcattggttcatgctaccctATGCAGActtcagaggctaatctgggactacactttatgcacatgcattaagcccagttttcccacagcgcTGCTCATATAAAAATATACTGGCAATAAGTGACATTATATTTAACCTTTATCTGTCAATGTTTAATAAGATAGGCTCAAGCCTTGTACATCATAAGACttcgttaaagtgatattatgggcattttttcactgtggagttgagctgaaaagaattaacaggtcaaaagaattacttaaaatgtggtaactgaccaattatctacaactcatcttgctaacagttgtttataaaaaatatacattattttctatattttacatgactgacccagtcctctaagccgaaatgatccgtaaaacaaaattgtgtttttgtgttgtatgaacgaatctgcatgaaaacaaCATTCAGACTCACTttgtacatcaaatcatttttgtcgtcagttgtcaaaacgaaagtacggtcgatattcaaatggattattgttctctttccgggatattgttttagtatgttgatgctatattaacaaatataagtgtatatgaagtgaaaacataaaaaattaacaacggttgcgatagacacctatatactgtaagatgcccataatatcactttaagaattCCAATTAAGGGTGCATGATCACGCGACTTTATGGGGTTCACTAATGGATGTTAATGGATTTacacacaccggtaagtggtgcttttttcaaataacattaTAAACCATTTTTTTGAAGAATTTCAACTCGTgcataaaaggcaattttgaatgtggcttatggcaatgtgaaatgcatcagaattacttaattaaccctttcagtgcgggaaccgaattttgaaggcctttgcaaacagtttgaatccagatgagacgccacagaacgtggcgtctcatcaggatccaaactgtttgctattctgataatattctttataaaacattgaagaaaatgctaattttagaaattcagcagacaacattttagcaaacaACAAATTTCCaaacatgcaaagggttaaataagccTGTGCTCTTGGCCAAAATTCGATATTTACGCAACATTTACACAGTTATGCTGCAaccaacgtgaaattttggcactgatttcagacgtattcaataatgtattaaaaaatctcaagatatcggcacaaactgcaagaaaaacttcctatatgcacttaagatttttgcaaatatatttcaatattataacTTGAGATACTTGCAAAAATTAAATTCTTAACAGTGTGTTTTCATTCTATCCAGCACATGTGTATAATCATCTGTGATCCCCGTTGATCCTGCATTCTGGATTGTAAGTAAACAATTCTTGAAGTTAAGACTTACATAAGAATTAAGACTACCAGCCCAGTTTCTTACCAGATCCGGGTTTACCAGTCCAGGAGTATCGTATGTCCAACAGCTGTCAGGGAACTCATCAGGAAGAATGGTCCGGCGTGGAAGCAGCAGTGACTCTGGCTTCACCTCcgtctcctcattgatatctgtGTCAGCTTCAGGTGTCACTGGAATAGAATGATGTAGAGCAGAGTTCATAACGTGCACAAGGGGCAACAtaagtacaaaaaaataattctaaAAATACCTAAAAATACTCTGGTTGTTATAGGCCTAAACACTGACCACACTGGTCCTAAAATGCAATCCCTAATGGGATCAAGTAGATCATCTTGTAGAATAATCCTAAAATGCAATCTCTAATGGGATCAAGTAGATCATCTTGTAGAATAATCCTAAAATGCAATCTCTAATGGGATCAAGTAGATCATCTTGTAGAATAATCCTAAAATGCAATCTCTAATGGGATCAAGTAGATCATCTTGTACAATAATCCTAAAATGCAATCTCTAATGGGATCAAGTTGATCATCTTGTAGAATTATCCTAAAATGCAATCTCTAATGGGATCAAGTAGATCATCTTGTAGAATAATCCTAAAATGCAATCTCTAATGGGATCAAGTAGATCATCTTGTAGAATAATCCTAAAATGCAATCTCTAATGGGATCAAGTTGATCATCTTGTAGAATAATTCTAAAATGCAATATCTAATGCAATCAAGTAGATCAtcttgtataatacatgtacctACAAACAAAATTTCAGCGCAATTTCTCCATCTTAACTACAGTTATTGAACACAAAATGTGTCtatttttagcaacagtgaccttgaaccaACTGGCCCAAAATGCAACCCCATGCAAGGTATGCATGTCAGCTAGAAATAGgcagtgttttttgttgttgtcaaaatTAGGTTCGGtatccggccccattcccaatggaaacaagaaaccgtcgaggacgggtgatgctctccaaagtttttttttggcacaatattgcactatattcagataaaaggaaacgtcttgagggcacagtagttggggggacaagtatttttttatagaaaatttcaaagggccatgaatgtgaaaaatcatccgaccagaacctgctgattatatgcacatctcctcttggtagtgaagcttcccataaagtttcattgaattccggtaataAGTTACTGaaaaatagcctggacaagaattgcactatatgtacagttaatggaaaatttcaaaaatttcaaaggtccataactctgtgaaaaaatcatccgaccagaacccgctctTAATATggcatctcctcttggtagtgaagcttcccataaagtttcattgaattccagtcattagttgctgagaaatagccccgacaaaaattgcactatatgtacagttaatggaaaatttcaaagggccataactctgtaaaaaaaatcatccaaccagaacccgctgataatatgcacatctcctcttggtagtgaagcttcccataaagtttcatttaattccggtcattagttgctgagaaatagcccggacaagaattgcactatatgtacagttaatggaaaatttcaaagggccataactctgtgaaaaatcatccgaccagaacccgctgataatatgcacatctcctcttggtagtaaaagtttcccataaagtttcattgaattccggtcattagttgctgagaaatagctcggacagaaattgtgcacggacggacacacggacggaaggacggacgaacgaagcggcgactatatgctcccccctccaataaattttgggggagcataaaaagtatatttttttccaaaatgagactaaatttttttaataaagattaatAATGGAATAATGCTGCTAACATTGCAGATCAGAGGTATGGACCTTGGTGTTTGACCTCACATATTGATCTAAAAGGTccatgtgaagtttcaattgaacaTCGTTAGTAGTTGCAGAGACATGTGCTTGCTGCATGCAAACTTTAAACTTAAGTTTCAACTTGCACAAAAAATCTTAACTTGACTTTCATCATTACAAAAGGGGACATACTCAGACGTAAGTGCTGGTACAAAATTTAGGTAAGGGTACATGtaggtttataaaaaaaactaaacacattattatgtattttaatataaaggtGGGAGCAATTGATCGTAATAAGTTACACCAACGATCACACAATGACACCAAACACATGTAagaagttttcattaaatacatgtagtagaaACACTGATATGAAGATATTGCAAATTTACATTAATCAAACTTCTACCTTCAAAAAGCGCATAATAAGGCTCACTTACAGATCATAGTTACATGTATAGGGCTTGTGCAGTGATTTCCCACAATTACCTTTACCACATGTCTTAAGTAAAAAAGGGGCAATTTTATGCTTAATTGCAGCTCAgtgttatggaacttggtcagtgacctcaaacaATGACTTCTATTACcagtgtgaagtttcaattgaatacctttAGTAGAAACAGTGAAATGAGAGGTTGCACATTTACCTTAACCTGGGTTTTCAGGGGAAAACATTTGGGTGTATAGAACAGCTTGGACTATTTACCTAAACCAGCATGCAGTGGCAAAGATTCTGCCATTAGGGTGAGTAGTATAGATCTGACTATAGTCGAGCTTCAAACAAATAAACTATACGTATATAAGTATAAGTAAGTGCAACAAAAaggtatttaaaagaaaatggacATACACAAGTTCAATATATAGCGCAGTCTGAGAGACTTACATGAGTCCAGTGAGTATGTGGCAAAGGAGTTGCCAGTGCTGGCATGCTTCTCCCTCCATTTCTCCACCTCCTCTTCAGAACGGAACTCTGTCTTCCCAACGTGGCCTGCTCAAGAAAGCAATCTGAgtcacttaaccctttaccaattagatacgtattttgacgcatttgtagtccctaagaaagttaaatttgattaaagaccaagttttaaaggctttattttcaacccttaaatactgcaaacagcataaaacctgatcagactgcgagTTGCCAGTAgtaaaactccatgatcgaaGGGTGACAGATATGCTAAAACAGGGAAGAAATctagtaaaatagcgctgtaaaatatactgtccaaaaaattGTAGTCACTAATATGGACAAAAACACGCAAGTCCGAAAACATAGTCACTAAAactaattattttggctaaaaaggggggtgtgtttgtcagaaacacaatgcccccttctgcgccgctttgaagccatatacatgtatttgacctttaaccttgaaggatgaccttgacctttcaccactcaaaatgtgcagctccatgagatacacatgcatgccaaatatcaagttgctttcttcaatattgcaaaagttatgaccaatgttaaagttttcggacggacagactgattgacagacagactgacagacaggcagacggacagttaaaaaactatatgccatccttcgggggcataaaacatgGAAAGGGGTGTTGAGTATGATATTAATCTATTAAGTAATGAGGAAGTTAAGGCAAATTTAATGTTTTACGAAATTTGGAccataaggtcaaggtaattcagggtaaatggtcaaaatatatacatcagtagaaaggtcttgtccattgtgggcaatgttaaagtttccaGAAATTTGGACTATAAAGTGAAGGTCATTGAGGGGTCAAAGTCGAAAACACATATGTCAGaagaaaggtcttgtccaaagggaTGTTTTGTCCAAGTATGAAGTGAATCTGTTTTTAGTAAGAAAGTTAtcggcaatgttaaggttttcagacggacagactgactgacagacagttcaactgctatatgccaccctacctggggcataataAAGTCATGTTGAAGTAATTAAGGTATTTTCCAAGAGCACTCCTGGTTTAAGAGATGACAAAGCATTTGCCTCGGGGGGAAACCCTGATGACATGTGTATTAAATgggaaaacaagatgtgtttgtgaaacactatgtcccccccatatatttgacctttgaccttgacctttaccgttcaaaatgtgcagctgcatgagatacacatgcctgccaaatatcaagttgctatcttcaatattgcaagagaagttatagtgtatattaaatgagctaTTTTGACCCatctatttgacctttgaccttgaaggatgactttgacctttcaccactaaaaatgtgcagctccatgagatacacatgcatgccaaatatgaacttgctatcttcaatattgcaaaagttatggcaaatgttaaaatttgatgcaaaccaacaaacaaaccaacaaacagacagggcaaaaacaaaatgtcccccagtatagactgggggacaaaAAAACATCAAGATTTATTTGTAAGATAAGCTCTTGACACTTACGTCATTCTTTTCTCACCTTTCAGTACAGCATTGTCACTTCGACCATATCTTTTCAGTTTATCCTTCTGCTTCTTGAACAAGGCTTGTTCGCGCTCCCTGTTGGCAATCAAACGCTCTGTTCGTAAGGCGAGGTAAAAGTTCCTGGCTCTCATGTTTGGGAACCCAAGGACATTCATGGTTGTTCCTAAAATaaaccagggccctcaatctgacATTCATTATTTATACAGCCAAATCAATATACATGAACATGTAGGAattatgaaattggaaaaaaattaaGAGGAGATAAAAACTTTTTCCCATCTGATAATCTTTCCTGGGGCTTTCTTAAGACTGAAAAAGGCTAAGTAAAAATGACTCAATCGCTTAAattatgaacatattttttttcatcttTATAAATGAAAATTACATTAAACGATGTGGTGTTTTTATCAATAAAGTGAATAATATCGAGCATCGTTCACCACGCTTAAGAACATATTATACAATGCATACATTTTAATGCTTACTCTTAGTATAATCCTTTGGTCAAAACAAGCTTCAACCCATAGCCCTAAGAGTGACTGTACACAGTTTATGTTGCGCGagaacaaataaaattaatatgacTGATATCTTTAAGTTTAACTTTACCTGGCAATCTGGAAACAGTAGCTCGCTGTACAATGTCTCTACATGTGTACTTGCAGAAGTCAGAGTCCAACAGCTTGTTGAAGAGAGTGGACTTGCCAGAGTTGGTAACACCCACCAAGTAGACATTTCCTGGCAAGTAGAAAAGatgtatgtaaaaatatattttacaacataTCTTAATATCTTAAGTGATTCAATAACACAGACTTTATTTTACAACTTTTggcttaattgtaaaaaaattgtaaaataaattaacaaaatttacaTTTGCAGTTCCACATTATAAGTGTTTTATATTCAGTACATGCATAACAATGCATATCTTTTGGTAATGCTACTAGAAACTGAATACCGTTATAattttaagttttcggacactctaaattttcagacaccccttttttggtaaaatttatttttcttgactcAAAATTTTCTGACCTACAggtttttgtcaataatttatgactctaaatttttggacagtacattttacagcactattttactagatttcttacctgtttttgcttatctggtgTCAATGCCATCATCTGTTTATATGACCGAAATACAGGTCATAAAACCTAGCAGCTGAATGCCTTAGAGAAACAGACCATATCAATTGCGTATTATTgagtaaataaccatgtatatggtcgacaaaaaaaaaatggtttaatcCCTGAGCGATAGCTGTGACCCTATTACTATACAATCAATTGAAGAGTTTGACTACAACTGACTAACACTAGATTCATTTTTTCGAGTATTATCATGCCAAACTGGATTCATTTACCTTCGTTCTTCCAAAAGTTAAACAACTTATTGACCAGCTCCTCAATTCCATAGCCAGTTTTTGCACTCACTAAACACACATGCTTGATATTGTCCTTGGCAACTAGGTTGGCCT containing:
- the LOC127842116 gene encoding nitric oxide-associated protein 1-like isoform X4 — translated: MWCYAALFRPCHSRLCSTRGNVYLVGVTNSGKSTLFNKLLDSDFCKYTCRDIVQRATVSRLPGTTMNVLGFPNMRARNFYLALRTERLIANREREQALFKKQKDKLKRYGRSDNAVLKGHVGKTEFRSEEEVEKWREKHASTGNSFATYSLDSLTPEADTDINEETEVKPESLLLPRRTILPDEFPDSCWTYDTPGLVNPDLVVNYLTQDELKLVLKQKVIHPRTFVMRPGTTMFITGLARIDYLEGVPNTLFTAHIGMMLPVHVMDTEKADEFYMQTIGTETLGVPLGDADRLQRLSSLCGQQFTVETHDSNTASADLQLSSLGWVSIASKPSSVVLRAFTPGGRGMRLRSPAILPNILAFKGERIPHTKKYQMRKLQL